One genomic window of Paenibacillus xylanilyticus includes the following:
- a CDS encoding bifunctional cytochrome P450/NADPH--P450 reductase, producing MSSMSVPQPKTYGPLGNLPQLNLDEPVQSLVKLAEEYGPIFRMEYPGRSELYISGHKLVAEVTDESKFDKRVWAPLAKVRAFAGDGLFTSWTDEPNWKKAHNVLLPSFSQRAMQGYHNKMIDLAVQLVQKWSRLNPDETVNVPDDMTRLTLDTIGLCGFNYRFNSFYREEPHPFITSMVRALDESMSSLQRLRLQDKLMISKKKQFEQDIRSMFALVDHIIAERKEQPQEGADDLLSHMLSGKDPETGETLDDENIRYQIITFLIAGHETTSGLLSFAIYYLMKNPDKLAKAQAEADQILKDPVPTYNQVRSLKYIRMVLNEALRLWPTAPAFSLYAKEDTVLAGEYPLKKGDSVSVLIPKLHRDRDAWGDDVEEFRPERFEDPSKVPHDAYKPFGNGQRACIGQQFALQEATLVLGMVLKHFDFIDHTDYQLKVKETLTLKPDQFTIRVRARGGQPVMAVPGVALEEPTPAVKRKELDTANAHHTPMLVLYGSNLGTAEGIAREIADTARYQGFRSEVEALDNRVGNLPKEGAIIIVSASYNGQPPSNAKNFVEWIQHAEANAFEGVRFAVLGCGDHNWASTYQRIPRLIDEQLSSKGATRLSPLGESDASGDFEKQVEDWSEQLWPDLAQAMGLKLNSSSGSERSSLSVQFVSGHAVTPLADTYDAHVAHVLENRELHDAGSLRSTRHLEIQLPEGMNYKEGDHLGVLPQNPPELVERVLKRYGFTGTEHLVLDASGRSAAHLPLHQPVNLYDLLSHSVELQEAATRAQLRELAAYTVCPPHKKELEALLDESVYMEEVRGKRVSMLDYLVKYEACEMPFERFLELLPSLKARYYSISSSPRVQPEQASITVSVVRAPAWSGQGEYKGIASNYLANLKPGEEVVMFIRTPESGFELPSDAEVPVIMVGPGTGVAPFRGFLQARRVLKEQGQSVGEAHLYFGCRNPEHDYLYKNELEAAQQEGLVQLHTAFSRVDGQDKCYVQHLMRDDAEKLIPLLEQGGHLYICGDGSKMAPDVEATLKQAYTDISGKPVDEADAWLERLQQEGRYAKDVWTGL from the coding sequence ATGTCGTCAATGTCAGTACCCCAGCCCAAAACCTACGGACCACTGGGTAACTTGCCACAATTGAACTTAGATGAACCGGTGCAATCCCTGGTTAAGCTTGCGGAAGAATACGGACCGATCTTTCGAATGGAATACCCGGGACGGAGTGAGCTGTACATTTCGGGTCATAAGCTGGTTGCCGAGGTGACGGATGAATCCAAATTCGATAAGCGTGTATGGGCACCGCTTGCGAAAGTTCGTGCGTTTGCTGGAGATGGCTTATTTACAAGCTGGACGGATGAGCCCAACTGGAAAAAGGCGCATAATGTGCTTCTTCCCAGCTTCAGTCAGCGTGCCATGCAGGGATATCATAATAAAATGATCGATCTGGCCGTACAGCTTGTTCAAAAATGGTCGCGGCTGAATCCGGATGAAACGGTAAATGTACCCGATGATATGACACGTCTAACGCTGGATACAATCGGGTTATGCGGATTCAATTACCGGTTTAACAGCTTTTATCGGGAAGAACCTCACCCCTTTATTACAAGTATGGTACGCGCTCTGGATGAATCCATGAGTTCGCTGCAGCGTCTCCGTTTGCAGGACAAATTGATGATTAGCAAAAAGAAACAATTTGAGCAGGATATTCGCTCCATGTTCGCGCTGGTCGATCATATTATCGCCGAGCGTAAAGAGCAGCCTCAGGAGGGCGCAGACGATCTATTATCCCATATGCTCAGCGGTAAGGACCCGGAGACGGGTGAAACACTGGATGACGAAAATATCCGCTACCAGATCATTACGTTCCTGATTGCAGGACATGAGACAACAAGCGGACTATTATCCTTTGCCATTTATTATTTGATGAAAAATCCGGATAAACTGGCTAAGGCACAAGCCGAGGCTGACCAGATTCTGAAGGATCCGGTTCCAACGTACAATCAGGTTCGGAGCCTAAAATATATCCGTATGGTACTGAACGAAGCACTTCGTCTGTGGCCAACAGCTCCAGCGTTCTCCCTCTACGCCAAAGAAGATACTGTGCTCGCCGGAGAGTATCCGTTGAAAAAAGGGGACAGCGTTAGTGTGCTCATTCCCAAGCTGCATCGTGACCGCGATGCCTGGGGCGACGATGTGGAAGAGTTCCGTCCGGAGCGATTTGAGGATCCAAGCAAGGTGCCGCACGATGCATATAAACCTTTTGGCAACGGTCAGCGGGCGTGCATTGGGCAGCAATTTGCACTTCAAGAGGCCACGCTGGTGCTGGGCATGGTTTTGAAACATTTTGACTTCATTGATCATACGGATTATCAGTTGAAGGTGAAAGAGACCTTGACGCTGAAGCCGGACCAATTCACCATCCGTGTTCGTGCCCGTGGTGGGCAGCCTGTCATGGCTGTACCGGGTGTAGCGTTGGAAGAGCCGACTCCTGCTGTCAAACGAAAAGAGCTGGACACGGCAAATGCCCATCATACCCCGATGCTGGTTCTGTACGGTTCCAACCTGGGTACTGCGGAAGGCATTGCACGTGAGATTGCAGATACAGCGCGATATCAGGGCTTTCGGAGCGAAGTAGAGGCACTGGATAATCGGGTAGGCAACCTGCCGAAGGAAGGTGCCATCATTATTGTTAGTGCATCCTACAACGGTCAGCCGCCAAGCAACGCCAAAAATTTTGTGGAATGGATTCAGCATGCAGAAGCCAATGCTTTTGAAGGCGTACGCTTTGCAGTTCTTGGTTGCGGGGATCATAACTGGGCCAGCACGTATCAGCGTATTCCGCGTTTGATTGATGAACAGCTCTCTTCCAAGGGGGCAACCCGGCTGTCCCCACTTGGCGAAAGTGATGCCAGCGGAGATTTCGAGAAGCAGGTTGAGGACTGGAGCGAACAATTGTGGCCGGATCTGGCACAGGCGATGGGATTGAAGCTGAACAGCAGCTCAGGCAGTGAGCGCAGCTCGTTGTCCGTGCAATTTGTTAGTGGGCATGCGGTGACGCCGCTTGCAGATACGTACGATGCCCATGTGGCTCACGTGTTGGAAAATCGGGAACTTCATGATGCTGGCAGCCTCCGGAGCACGCGTCATCTGGAGATTCAGCTGCCTGAAGGCATGAATTACAAAGAAGGCGATCATCTGGGAGTTCTCCCGCAAAATCCACCGGAACTCGTGGAGCGTGTACTCAAGCGTTATGGCTTTACGGGTACGGAACACCTGGTTTTGGATGCATCCGGTCGAAGCGCTGCGCACTTGCCACTGCATCAGCCGGTTAATCTGTATGACTTGCTCAGCCACAGCGTGGAATTGCAGGAGGCAGCAACACGTGCACAGCTGAGAGAGCTGGCAGCCTACACCGTATGCCCGCCGCACAAGAAGGAGCTTGAAGCACTTCTGGACGAATCGGTATATATGGAAGAAGTGCGGGGTAAGCGCGTATCGATGCTGGATTATCTCGTCAAGTATGAGGCGTGCGAAATGCCGTTCGAACGCTTCCTCGAACTGCTGCCTTCACTCAAAGCGAGATATTATTCCATCTCGAGTTCGCCTCGCGTACAGCCAGAGCAGGCAAGTATTACGGTCAGTGTGGTTCGTGCTCCGGCTTGGAGCGGACAAGGGGAGTATAAAGGCATTGCGTCCAATTATCTGGCAAACCTGAAACCGGGTGAAGAGGTGGTCATGTTTATCCGAACGCCTGAATCCGGATTTGAACTGCCATCTGATGCAGAAGTGCCGGTTATCATGGTGGGTCCAGGAACGGGAGTGGCACCATTCCGTGGATTCCTGCAAGCAAGACGGGTTCTGAAGGAACAGGGACAGAGCGTGGGCGAAGCTCATTTGTACTTTGGATGCCGCAATCCGGAGCATGATTATTTGTATAAAAATGAGCTTGAAGCGGCACAGCAAGAAGGACTTGTCCAGCTTCACACAGCCTTTTCCAGAGTCGATGGACAGGATAAATGTTATGTTCAGCATCTGATGAGGGATGACGCCGAAAAACTGATTCCTCTGCTTGAGCAGGGCGGACATTTGTATATTTGCGGAGACGGCAGCAAGATGGCTCCTGATGTGGAGGCAACACTCAAGCAGGCATACACCGACATTAGTGGCAAGCCTGTAGATGAGGCAGATGCATGGCTCGAACGCTTACAGCAGGAAGGCCGTTATGCCAAGGATGTATGGACAGGGCTATAA
- a CDS encoding MGH1-like glycoside hydrolase domain-containing protein gives MAEALLNRLRQMSIPNLIQPSKPEDAAILQEWQESGVRFTASGGGLEQAYYAAVEQLLACIVPMRSGDPVLQEGGIYLGCWLESTGTINAEVLSRLLPSVSRATYLSFAAHQREDGLLPYKLTETGPSFRQIQLVTPLARSVWNHYQLHGKDRSFLSTMYTAMTRYDEWIAKHRNTRGTGCVEAFSTFDTGHDLSPRFWHVPDTPYQNDPGAYHPDSPILPFLAPDLTANIYCQRMYLSRMAEELGESGLEWKAKAEFSLDRLFRCCYDEEDLFFYDRDRNDKFVRVQSDVLLRVMACEVGDQHLFDQLLQRYLLNTSKFFARYPFTSLAMDDPRFDPSSTYNSWGGPSNFLSLIRAPHAFEHHHRYVELTWVLNPILAALSRARRFAQTLSPWTGEEGFTDTYSPAILCLLDFVERLCGIMPVGSDQLWFTGLLPPAMDHGEEVAGSTAYSRTVDGQPFELVNTSDQMMVYRKGSIHIQAPSGIRVITDRDGRLESIIGMSARTIEGELTYQGKSFPIRIKGNEMQAFTGDGLQTVRDIGMIYPSYQ, from the coding sequence ATGGCAGAAGCACTATTAAACCGGCTGCGCCAGATGTCCATTCCAAACCTTATTCAGCCCAGTAAGCCGGAAGACGCAGCTATCTTGCAAGAGTGGCAGGAATCGGGAGTCCGTTTTACCGCTTCAGGCGGAGGTCTGGAACAGGCTTATTATGCAGCAGTAGAGCAACTGCTGGCCTGCATCGTTCCCATGAGAAGCGGAGATCCTGTTCTCCAGGAAGGAGGCATCTATCTCGGCTGCTGGCTGGAGAGCACGGGCACAATTAACGCAGAAGTGCTCTCCCGCCTGCTTCCTTCCGTTTCCCGAGCAACCTATCTAAGCTTTGCAGCTCATCAGCGGGAGGATGGATTACTTCCTTACAAACTGACAGAGACTGGTCCCTCCTTCCGCCAGATTCAATTGGTTACTCCGCTTGCACGAAGTGTATGGAATCACTATCAGCTTCATGGCAAGGACCGGAGTTTCCTGAGTACGATGTATACAGCCATGACACGTTATGACGAATGGATTGCGAAGCACCGGAATACCCGGGGAACCGGATGTGTAGAGGCTTTCAGTACATTTGACACCGGACATGATCTATCACCCAGGTTCTGGCATGTGCCGGATACGCCTTACCAGAATGATCCTGGTGCATATCACCCGGATTCTCCAATATTGCCGTTCCTGGCACCGGATTTAACCGCCAATATCTATTGCCAGCGGATGTATTTGTCCCGTATGGCAGAGGAGCTTGGCGAATCGGGTCTGGAATGGAAAGCAAAAGCTGAATTCAGTCTGGACCGACTCTTTCGCTGCTGTTATGACGAAGAAGATCTGTTCTTTTATGATCGTGATCGCAATGACAAGTTTGTTCGAGTTCAATCGGATGTGCTGCTGCGCGTGATGGCCTGTGAGGTGGGTGACCAGCATTTGTTCGACCAGCTGCTGCAAAGATATCTGCTCAATACAAGCAAGTTTTTTGCCCGATATCCCTTTACGTCCCTAGCCATGGATGATCCCCGGTTCGACCCTTCATCCACCTATAACAGCTGGGGTGGGCCGTCTAATTTCCTGAGCCTCATTCGGGCTCCCCATGCCTTCGAACATCACCATCGCTATGTGGAATTGACATGGGTGCTGAATCCGATCCTGGCTGCGTTATCCAGAGCGAGGCGTTTTGCACAAACCCTTAGTCCATGGACCGGTGAAGAAGGCTTCACAGACACCTACTCTCCGGCCATCCTGTGTCTGCTTGATTTTGTGGAAAGGTTATGCGGCATTATGCCTGTCGGTTCAGACCAGCTGTGGTTTACCGGACTTCTTCCCCCAGCCATGGACCATGGCGAAGAAGTTGCCGGGAGTACGGCCTACAGCCGAACGGTTGACGGGCAACCGTTTGAACTGGTGAATACCTCAGATCAGATGATGGTCTATCGAAAAGGCAGCATTCATATTCAGGCTCCGTCTGGAATCCGGGTGATCACCGATCGTGATGGAAGGCTGGAAAGTATCATTGGGATGAGTGCGCGAACGATTGAGGGTGAGCTTACCTATCAGGGGAAATCCTTTCCGATTCGAATTAAAGGAAATGAGATGCAGGCCTTTACTGGGGATGGTTTGCAAACCGTCCGGGATATTGGCATGATCTATCCAAGCTATCAATAG
- a CDS encoding ABC transporter substrate-binding protein: MFKRLMMGMAASLLLFATACSGTDHTGAGGNTDQGNEPNGQVELRMMWWGDQKRADITNEALQVFQEKHPDIKIVGEFAPSSGYFDKLNTQLASGTAPDVFFLGGNVVDYAKKDVLLNLDPYVGNELNLDGMDPTMVEYGRLDGKLQHISAGANARGIVINKALFEKAGIPLPETDWTWEDYAAISKELSDKLGDGIFGTYNFTVDGMDIYLKQRGKQLYDMTNGTLGFAQEDVLEWFQYWEKASADGGVVTPELQVSNPHDDTSKSLLITGKAAMTLLPSNQLAAFQSLTEDPLILHPVPRGPKGTGVVFESSQGLSGYANTKHPKEVAMLMDFWINDPDAARILGNDRGVPVTETNRNLLQEEAGAVEELVYDYTNFVSEATKTEPFDVSYNPPGFAEFSKLAQTTTQEIGFGRKSVEEAVSSFYSGTLRIFESNQ; this comes from the coding sequence ATGTTTAAGCGACTCATGATGGGAATGGCCGCCTCACTCCTGCTATTTGCAACCGCCTGCTCGGGTACGGATCATACGGGTGCTGGCGGTAATACGGATCAAGGTAACGAACCAAACGGCCAGGTCGAACTGCGTATGATGTGGTGGGGTGATCAGAAACGGGCAGATATTACAAACGAAGCTCTTCAAGTCTTTCAGGAAAAACATCCGGACATCAAAATTGTAGGTGAATTCGCCCCTTCCTCCGGATATTTTGACAAATTAAATACACAGCTGGCCTCAGGCACGGCACCCGATGTATTCTTCCTGGGTGGCAACGTGGTCGATTATGCCAAAAAGGATGTCTTGCTCAACCTCGATCCATATGTCGGAAATGAACTGAACCTGGACGGCATGGATCCCACCATGGTGGAATACGGTCGTCTTGACGGGAAGCTTCAGCATATTTCAGCAGGCGCCAACGCACGCGGAATTGTAATCAACAAGGCGTTGTTTGAAAAAGCGGGCATCCCTCTGCCTGAGACGGACTGGACCTGGGAAGATTATGCCGCAATCAGCAAGGAGCTCTCTGACAAGCTCGGCGATGGCATATTTGGAACGTATAACTTTACGGTGGACGGGATGGATATCTACCTGAAGCAGCGTGGCAAACAGCTGTATGACATGACCAACGGTACGTTGGGTTTTGCACAGGAGGACGTTCTCGAATGGTTTCAATACTGGGAAAAGGCTTCCGCCGACGGTGGTGTAGTCACACCTGAATTGCAGGTCTCCAATCCGCATGATGACACGAGCAAATCGCTGCTGATTACAGGCAAAGCGGCCATGACCCTGCTTCCGTCCAACCAGCTCGCTGCATTCCAGAGCCTGACGGAGGATCCGCTCATTCTGCATCCAGTTCCGCGTGGACCCAAGGGTACAGGTGTGGTATTCGAATCCAGTCAGGGATTGTCAGGCTATGCGAATACCAAACATCCCAAGGAGGTTGCCATGTTGATGGACTTCTGGATCAATGATCCGGATGCGGCCCGAATTCTTGGCAATGACCGCGGCGTTCCGGTTACGGAAACCAATCGGAATCTTCTTCAGGAAGAAGCCGGAGCCGTTGAAGAGCTCGTTTATGACTATACCAATTTTGTATCTGAAGCCACCAAAACGGAGCCTTTTGACGTAAGTTATAACCCTCCTGGGTTTGCAGAATTCTCCAAGCTCGCTCAGACGACAACCCAGGAAATTGGATTTGGACGTAAAAGTGTCGAGGAGGCGGTATCCAGCTTCTACAGCGGTACGCTTCGGATTTTTGAATCCAACCAATAG
- a CDS encoding carbohydrate ABC transporter permease, which produces MPFKRKLIQTGRHTVIILLGLLMLYPVLWLIFSSFKPNQLIFTNSSLIPTSFTLDHYVNGWKGLQGVSFGRFFGNSALISVMSVLGNVISCSLAAYAFSRLRFKLKTLWFSIMLVTIMLPYHVTLVPQYILYNELQWINTYFPLILPKWLAQDSFFILLMVQFIRGIPRELDESATIDGCGQSQIFFRIVVPLLVPALITTAIFTFIWSWDDFFSQMIYLSKIDLFTVQLGIRSLFDPSGQSDWGALLAMSTLSLLPVTIIFLIFQRYFLEGIATTGLK; this is translated from the coding sequence ATGCCGTTCAAACGAAAGCTGATTCAGACCGGAAGACACACGGTTATCATCCTTCTCGGTCTGCTGATGCTGTACCCGGTGTTATGGCTGATCTTCAGTTCGTTCAAACCTAACCAGCTAATCTTTACCAACAGCAGTCTGATTCCGACCAGCTTCACACTGGATCATTACGTGAATGGCTGGAAAGGATTACAGGGCGTTTCCTTCGGCCGATTCTTCGGCAATTCAGCACTTATCTCGGTCATGAGCGTACTGGGAAATGTGATCTCCTGTTCGCTCGCTGCCTATGCTTTTTCCAGACTCCGCTTCAAGTTAAAAACGCTGTGGTTCAGCATCATGCTGGTCACAATTATGCTGCCTTACCATGTAACCCTTGTACCTCAGTATATTCTGTATAACGAGCTGCAGTGGATCAATACGTATTTCCCGCTTATTTTGCCTAAATGGCTGGCACAGGACTCCTTCTTCATTCTGCTAATGGTCCAATTTATCCGCGGTATTCCGCGGGAACTTGACGAGAGCGCAACGATTGACGGGTGCGGACAATCCCAGATTTTTTTCCGAATTGTGGTGCCTCTCCTTGTTCCTGCATTGATCACAACGGCAATCTTCACCTTTATCTGGAGCTGGGATGATTTCTTCAGCCAGATGATTTACTTAAGCAAAATCGATCTATTCACCGTACAGCTGGGCATACGTTCCCTGTTTGATCCATCAGGACAATCCGATTGGGGAGCATTGCTTGCCATGTCCACGTTATCCCTGCTGCCTGTAACGATCATCTTTCTGATATTTCAGCGCTATTTTCTCGAAGGCATTGCTACTACAGGTCTGAAGTAA
- a CDS encoding carbohydrate ABC transporter permease codes for MKKMSTPLYGQQNKTAYLFLLPWLIGLFCLTLGPMAASLYLSMTKFNLLSPPTWTGLSNYVQIFSEDDTFRRSLGLTFFYVFLSVPLRLAFALLVAMALNKGIRGLGIYRTVYYIPSLLGGSVAIAIVWRQIFDGNGLVNQFLNWFGIAGPSWIAHPDYVIYTIVTLSVWQFGSAMVIFLAGLKQIPADLYEASDVDGASKLRQFFRITLPMLSPVIFFNLIMSMINSFQAFTPAYVIGDGRGGPLDATMFYTLYLYLKGFSFFDMGYASALAWIMLVIIGIFTAIVFLTSRFWVFYGDNQEGR; via the coding sequence ATGAAAAAAATGTCCACGCCCTTATACGGCCAGCAAAATAAGACAGCCTACTTGTTCCTGTTACCTTGGCTGATCGGACTGTTCTGTCTAACGCTGGGGCCAATGGCTGCATCGCTGTACTTATCCATGACCAAATTCAATCTGTTATCACCGCCGACGTGGACGGGGCTCAGCAACTATGTACAAATCTTCAGTGAAGACGATACATTTCGCAGATCGCTCGGACTGACCTTCTTTTATGTATTTTTGTCCGTCCCGCTCCGCCTCGCTTTTGCCCTGCTGGTAGCGATGGCGCTAAACAAGGGCATTCGCGGCCTCGGTATATATCGAACCGTGTATTACATCCCTTCCCTTCTGGGAGGAAGTGTTGCCATCGCCATCGTATGGCGCCAAATCTTTGACGGTAACGGACTCGTTAATCAATTCCTGAACTGGTTCGGCATAGCGGGACCTTCCTGGATCGCACATCCCGACTATGTCATTTATACCATCGTGACTTTATCCGTGTGGCAATTCGGCTCGGCGATGGTCATCTTCCTCGCTGGCCTGAAGCAGATTCCGGCCGACCTTTACGAAGCGTCGGATGTGGACGGTGCGAGCAAGCTGCGTCAATTTTTCCGCATCACACTGCCCATGCTGTCACCCGTCATTTTTTTCAACCTGATCATGAGCATGATCAATTCCTTCCAGGCCTTCACTCCGGCATATGTCATCGGAGATGGTCGCGGAGGACCACTCGATGCCACCATGTTCTACACCCTGTATCTATACCTGAAAGGCTTCTCGTTCTTTGATATGGGTTACGCCTCGGCACTCGCCTGGATCATGCTGGTCATTATCGGTATATTCACTGCAATCGTCTTTCTCACATCCAGATTCTGGGTATTCTATGGCGACAATCAGGAGGGAAGGTAA
- a CDS encoding response regulator transcription factor — translation MYNVLIADDEIEVREGLKLKADWSGMGFVISGEAANGVEAARLLQSGHYDLLLTDMNMPVMDGVQLLDICRTDNPSIEIIIITGYEDFQYARAGVRNHAMDYLLKPVTRGELKAALIKIKDELDKKRKARDESERMQWRLSQYYQQMKTHFILDLVKGNKLPPSSLPERIRLFHLEEWQHSDVCFLTAGLRETSHAPASEIRIPEDMHLPFQMVCHEIAESYTGTALVFQDTSHPGIMHFMILDGMQHEFAERLRVQIMSYLTMEVQIGIGLTVAGLERWKEGYVHSLLAWNLAGRQSGYAQTAEVTDHSPLIPEEINRAMHRCLLRGDLDSFRSMIRKELDDAFHRSTSRLIRCLLQISLLMESAAMDCMRQAYGTSSHWISPEWVLWLETPEQAERLLMQWAQDFVDGQQSPETTEATMIESAKGYIEDNYMQEITLTSIAEQFNYHPSYFSEMFKEGAGISFIQYLTETRMKHATRLLKETQLSVWDITELTGFSSPSYFSARFKKMHHMSPSEYRVLQSEKITSQNPKK, via the coding sequence ATGTACAACGTATTGATCGCTGATGATGAGATTGAGGTCCGTGAAGGCCTGAAGCTGAAAGCAGACTGGAGTGGAATGGGTTTTGTCATCTCAGGTGAGGCCGCAAACGGAGTGGAAGCCGCTCGGTTGCTCCAATCGGGACACTATGATCTGCTCCTAACCGATATGAATATGCCGGTCATGGATGGCGTGCAGCTGCTCGACATCTGTAGAACCGACAATCCATCTATTGAAATCATTATTATCACGGGATATGAGGACTTCCAATATGCGAGAGCCGGTGTTCGTAATCATGCCATGGACTACTTATTGAAGCCGGTAACCCGGGGAGAATTGAAAGCGGCATTGATCAAAATCAAGGATGAACTGGATAAGAAACGCAAGGCTCGGGATGAATCCGAAAGGATGCAATGGCGTCTGTCCCAATACTATCAACAGATGAAAACACACTTTATTCTGGATCTCGTCAAGGGTAACAAGCTGCCTCCTTCTTCACTGCCTGAACGAATCCGATTATTTCATCTGGAAGAATGGCAGCATTCGGACGTCTGCTTCCTGACTGCAGGTTTGCGGGAAACGAGCCATGCCCCTGCTTCCGAAATCCGGATTCCGGAGGACATGCATCTCCCATTTCAAATGGTCTGTCATGAGATTGCTGAATCTTATACAGGAACTGCACTTGTATTTCAGGACACATCACATCCTGGAATCATGCATTTCATGATCTTGGACGGAATGCAGCATGAATTCGCGGAAAGGCTCCGCGTACAGATCATGTCCTATCTGACAATGGAAGTGCAGATTGGAATTGGGCTGACGGTGGCTGGACTCGAACGCTGGAAGGAAGGCTACGTCCACTCCCTGCTGGCATGGAACCTGGCTGGACGACAGTCTGGGTACGCTCAGACAGCAGAGGTAACGGATCACAGTCCCCTGATTCCCGAGGAGATCAACCGCGCCATGCATCGTTGTCTTCTCCGGGGGGACCTGGATTCCTTTCGCAGCATGATTCGAAAAGAGCTGGACGATGCCTTTCACAGATCCACTTCCCGTCTAATCCGCTGTCTATTGCAAATTTCACTGCTGATGGAGTCTGCCGCCATGGACTGCATGCGACAAGCTTATGGTACATCATCTCACTGGATCTCTCCTGAATGGGTACTGTGGCTGGAGACTCCCGAACAAGCAGAACGGCTGCTGATGCAGTGGGCACAGGATTTTGTAGACGGACAGCAGTCACCTGAGACCACAGAAGCAACCATGATCGAATCAGCGAAAGGTTATATCGAAGATAACTACATGCAGGAAATTACGCTCACCTCCATCGCAGAGCAATTTAACTATCACCCTTCGTATTTCTCTGAAATGTTCAAGGAAGGTGCAGGCATCTCATTTATTCAATATTTGACGGAAACCCGGATGAAACACGCCACACGCTTACTCAAGGAAACTCAATTGAGTGTATGGGATATCACTGAGCTTACAGGCTTCTCTTCCCCGAGCTATTTCAGCGCTCGTTTCAAAAAGATGCATCACATGAGTCCTTCGGAGTACCGGGTGCTTCAATCCGAAAAAATCACTAGTCAGAATCCGAAGAAATGA